From a single Rosa rugosa chromosome 7, drRosRugo1.1, whole genome shotgun sequence genomic region:
- the LOC133722693 gene encoding eukaryotic translation initiation factor 2 subunit gamma-like, translated as MSKNNNKGIKEDLATRVSKMKGNLMAQDLSKLDLTQLDPLSPEVISRQATINIGTIGHVAHGKSTVVKAISGVQTVRFKQELERNITIKTGYANAKIYKCSSCPRPDCYKSYGSGKEDNPLCERCGSQMRLERHVSFVDCPGHEALMATMLNGVSIMDGALLVVAADEQFPQEQTKEHLEAVEIMSLKHNIVLQNKVDLVREKAIEQQKEMKEWFRGTVAEDATIVPIVAQLKYNIDVVNEYIVKNIPIPKRDFASPPYMRIIRSFDVNKPGFGSDDIKGAVVGGTLLRGVLKLNQLVEVRPGLVVKDERGKFLRCTPLYSRIVSLFAEENELQFAVPGGLIGVGTTLDPALARGDKLVGQVVGDVGSLPDVYAQLEVHYHMTKGSADKKGLSKLSKNDIVMLNIGSKATEAKVVAVRESMVKLRLITSPVCTNIGDKVAISQRIEQHKPRYLIAWGEITAGRTLDIEPCPTLVADSTNQ; from the coding sequence ATGTCTAAGAACAATAATAAAGGCATCAAggaagatcttgccacaagagTGTCGAAGATGAAGGGTAATTTGATGGCTCAGGATCTGAGCAAACTGGATCTAACTCAGTTAGATCCACTCTCGCCGGAAGTTATATCTCGTCAGGCCACGATCAACATTGGCACAATAGGTCACGTGGCTCATGGTAAGTCAACGGTGGTCAAAGCAATTTCGGGGGTTCAGACAGTTCGTTTCAAACAGGAGCTGGAGCGCAACATAACTATAAAAACAGGATATGCTAATGCCAAAATTTACAAGTGCAGTAGCTGCCCCCGACCCGACTGCTACAAGTCTTATGGCAGTGGAAAGGAAGACAATCCTCTCTGTGAACGGTGTGGGAGTCAGATGAGACTGGAGAGACATGTGTCCTTTGTAGATTGCCCCGGTCACGAAGCACTAATGGCTACTATGCTTAATGGTGTGTCCATTATGGATGGAGCGTTACTTGTTGTAGCTGCTGACGAACAGTTTCCCCAAGAACAAACCAAGGAGCATCTGGAAGCTGTTGAAATCATGTCTCTTAAACACAACATTGTGCTTCAAAACAAAGTTGACCTTGTCCGAGAGAAGGCAATCGAGCAGCAAAAGGAGATGAAGGAGTGGTTTCGTGGCACGGTAGCTGAAGATGCAACAATTGTGCCTATTGTTGCTCAGTTGAAGTATAATATAGATGTAGTGAACGAGTACATTGTCAAGAACATCCCCATTCCGAAAAGGGACTTTGCTTCGCCTCCTTATATGAGGATCATACGTTCGTTTGATGTCAACAAACCCGGGTTTGGGAGTGATGACATAAAAGGTGCTGTGGTTGGTGGAACTCTTCTTAGGGGTGTTTTGAAACTGAACCAATTGGTGGAGGTTCGTCCTGGTCTTGTTGTCAAAGACGAGAGGGGGAAATTCTTGAGGTGCACGCCATTGTATTCTAGAATAGTTTCCTTGTTTGCTGAGGAAAACGAGTTACAGTTTGCTGTGCCAGGAGGTCTGATTGGGGTTGGCACAACCTTGGATCCTGCTTTGGCTCGCGGCGATAAATTGGTGGGTCAAGTAGTTGGTGATGTTGGCTCACTCCCTGATGTGTATGCACAACTTGAGGTGCACTACCACATGACAAAGGGATCAGCTGACAAGAAAGGGCTATCAAAGTTAAGCAAGAATGACATTGTGATGTTAAATATTGGATCCAAGGCTACAGAAGCAAAGGTTGTTGCTGTGAGGGAAAGTATGGTGAAGTTGCGACTAATCACATCTCCAGTTTGCACGAACATAGGTGACAAAGTGGCGATCAGTCAAAGAATCGAGCAGCATAAGCCCCGGTATCTTATCGCTTGGGGCGAGATTACAGCTGGGAGAACACTCGATATCGAACCTTGCCCTACTTTAGTAGCTGACTCCACAAATCAGTAA
- the LOC133721380 gene encoding long chain acyl-CoA synthetase 6, peroxisomal encodes MECQRRLHAVQSHLLPPTADDPQPLLQANITAGDYAHGKGYSVVLPEKLQTGKWNVYRSARSPFELVTRFAKHPEIGTLHDNFARSAETFIDHKYLGTRIRPDGTVGEYKWMTYGETATVREALGSGLRLNGIQKGASVGLFFINRPEWLIVDHACSAYSFISVPLYDTLGPDAVKYVVNHANVQAIFCSLENLKSLLSFLSEIPSVALIVVVGGVDEHLRSLPSITGVKLMSYLELLSQGRSSLQPLCPPNPEDVATICYTSGTTGTPKGVVLTHGNLISSCAGFTRALQFISSDIYISYLPLAHIYERANQIVLLYYGGACGFYQGDNLKLMDDLAALRPTIFASVPRLYNQIYAGVTNAVKTSGILKERLFRAAYNSKKQSVMSGSTSSPMWDRLVFNKIKAKLGGRIRLMSSGASPLSPDVMDFLRVCFGCEVIEGYGMTETSCVISMTDEGDTLIGHVGSPNAACEVKLVDVPEMNYTSEDQPYPRGEICVRGPIVFQGYYKDENQTKEVIDVDGWLHTGDIGLWLAGGRLKIIDRKKNIFKLAQGEYVAPEKIENVYAKCQFVAQCFVYGDSFKSCLVAIVAVDPDVLKEWAASEGIKYEYLRQLCNNPRVRSAVLADMDAIGKEAQLRGFEFAKAVTLVPEPFTLENGLLTPTFKIKRPQAKAHFAKAISNMYSELSISDVVTKKIG; translated from the exons ATGGAATGTCAGCGTCGCCTCCACGCCGTTCAGTCCCACCTACTCCCTCCCACCGCCGACGATCCTCAACCCCTCCTTCAGGCCAACATCACCGCCGGCGACTATGCTCACG GGAAGGGCTACAGTGTAGTACTCCCCGAGAAGTTACAAACAGGAAAATGGAATGTGTACAG ATCTGCACGATCGCCTTTCGAGCTTGTAACTCGTTTTGCTAAGCATCCGGAGATTGGGACATTGCACGACAACTTTGC ACGTTCGGCTGAAACTTTCATAGATCACAAGTATTTGGGTACACGAATTCGGCCTGATGGAACTGTTGGAGA GTACAAATGGATGACATACGGAGAAACAGCAACAGTTCGGGAAGCATTAGGTTCCGGCCTACGGTTAAATGGGATACAAAAA GGAGCTTCTGTGGGACTTTTTTTCATAAACAGACCAGAGTGGTTGATTGTGGATCATGCTTGTTCTGCATATTCGTTCATCTCAGTTCCTTTATACGATACTCTTG GACCTGATGCAGTCAAGTATGTTGTGAATCATGCCAATGTACAAGCAATCTTTTGTTCCCTAGAGAATCTGAAATCA TTGTTAAGCTTCCTTTCCGAGATCCCATCTGTAGCTCTTATAGTG GTTGTGGGAGGGGTAGATGAACACTTGCGTTCCCTTCCATCTATAACTGGAGTGAAACTTATGTCATATTTAGAGCTTCTCAGTCAG GGCCGCAGTAGTCTACAGCCTCTTTGCCCTCCTAATCCCGAAGATGTTGCAACCATCTGCTACACAAGCGGTACAACTGGAACACCAAAG GGTGTTGTGTTGACTCATGGAAACTTAATTTCAAGTTGTGCTGGATTCACTCGTGCATTGCAATTCATTTCATCTGATAT TTACATATCCTATCTTCCTTTAGCACACATCTATGAGCGAGCTAATCAAATTGTCTTACTGTACTACGGTGGTGCTTGTGGTTTCTACCAGGGG GACAATCTGAAACTGATGGATGACCTGGCTGCATTAAGACCTACAATTTTTGCCAGTGTTCCGCGGTTGTACAATCAAATATATGCTGG AGTTACAAATGCTGTTAAAACATCTGGGATTCTAAAGGAGAGACTATTCAGAGCCGCCTACAATTCTAAGAAGCAGTCCGTGATGAGTG GTTCAACATCATCACCAATGTGGGACAGATTGGTATTTAATAAAATCAAGGCAAAGCTTGGAGGACGAATCCGTTTAATGTCATCTGGTGCTTCACCCTTGTCCCCTGATGTCATGGACTTCCTTAGGGT GTGCTTTGGTTGTGAAGTAATTGAAGGATATGGTATGACAGAGACTTCATGTGTCATAAGCATGACCGATGAGGGTGACACATTAATTGGCCATGTTGGTTCCCCTAATGCAGCCTGTG AAGTAAAACTGGTCGATGTCCCTGAAATGAATTACACTTCTGAGGACCAGCCATATCCTCGTGGGGAAATCTGTGTCCGGGGTCCCATTGTCTTCCAAGGCTACTACAAAGATGAAAACCAGAC GAAAGAAGTAATTGATGTTGATGGTTGGCTGCATACTGGAGACATTGGTTTGTGGTTAGCTGGAGGCCGGCTTAAGATCATTGATAG GAAAAAGAACATCTTCAAGTTGGCACAGGGTGAGTATGTAGCACCAGAGAAGATTGAGAATGTCTATGCCAAGTGCCAATTTGTTGCTCAATGTTTTGTATACG GTGATAGCTTCAAGTCCTGTCTAGTAGCTATAGTTGCAGTGGATCCGGATGTATTGAAAGAGTGGGCTGCATCTGAAGGCATAAAG TACGAATATCTCAGACAATTGTGCAATAATCCAAGAGTAAGGTCTGCTGTTTTGGCTGACATGGATGCCATTGGAAAGGAGGCTCAG TTGAGAGGTTTTGAATTTGCAAAAGCTGTGACTTTAGTTCCTGAACCATTCACACTAGAGAATGGCCTTCTCACTCCAACCTTCAAG ATCAAGAGGCCTCAAGCAAAGGCACACTTCGCCAAAGCAATATCAAACATGTATTCTGAGCTTTCCATATCTGATGTTGTGACGAAAAAAATTGGATGA
- the LOC133721381 gene encoding probable aldo-keto reductase 1 — protein sequence MVEVEGVRIPRVQLGNQGFEVSKLGFGCRRLTGTYNEAVVSEEFALSIIKHAFDKGITFFDTADLYGPHTNEVLVGKALKQLPRDKVQLATKFGIVRIEPDETRIINGTPEYVRSCCEASLKRLDVDYIDLYYQHRVDTSVPIEDTMGELKKLVEEGKIKYIGLSEASPETIRRAHAVHPITAIQMEWSLWSREIEEKFVPLCRELGIGIVPYHPLGRGFLAVDGLPEDSFLRSTPRCQGDNLKKNKILQGKVQNLAEKYGCTPAQLALAWLIDQPDVCCVPGVVPIFGTTKTINIDANVGSVRVNLSKEDIQEISEAIPINAAAGYRLPDYLLSCLWQFADTPPKAIKPCDQKKPT from the exons atggtTGAGGTTGAGGGAGTCCGAATTCCGAGAGTGCAACTAGGAAATCAAGGATTTGAG GTTTCCAAGTTGGGATTTGGGTGTAGACGGCTTACTGGGACATACAACGAAGCTGTAGTTAGTGAAGAGTTTGCATTATCAATCATCAAGCACGCATTCGATAAAGGAATAACATTCTTTGACACAGCAGATCTCTATGGACCACATACCAATGAAGTTTTAGTTGGAAAG GCATTGAAGCAATTGCCTAGAGATAAAGTTCAGTTGGCTACAAAGTTTGGTATTGTAAGAATTGAGCCTGATGAAACTAGGATAATTAATGGGACTCCTGAGTATGTCCGCTCCTGTTGTGAGGCTAGCCTAAAGCGCCTTGATGTTGACTATATTGATCTTTACTATCAGCATCGCGTAGACACATCAGTTCCAATAGAGGACACT ATGGGGGAACTAAAGAAGCTGGTGGAAGAGGGGAAGATAAAATATATTGGATTATCTGAAGCTAGTCCAGAAACAATTCGGAGGGCACATGCAGTTCATCCCATTACGGCTATACAAATGGAGTGGTCTCTTTGGAGTCGCGAAATTGAGGAAAAATTTGTCCCACTTTGCAG GGAACTTGGAATTGGGATAGTGCCATACCACCCCCTTGGTCGTGGATTTTTAGCTGTAGATGGTCTACCTGAAGATAGCTTTTTG CGTTCAACTCCTCGTTGTCAAGGAGACAACCTCAAGAAAAATAAGATCCTTCAAGGTAAAGTACAGAACTTGGCTGAAAAATATGGATGCACCCCTGCACAACTAGCACTTGCGTGGCTCATTGATCAACCCGATGTCTGCTGTGTGCCTGGTGTTGTACCTATATTTG GCACAACCAAGactataaatattgatgctaaTGTTGGTTCTGTGAGAGTGAATCTATCTAAAGAAGATATACAAGAGATATCTGAGGCAATACCTATCAATGCAGCGGCAGGGTACAGGCTACCAGACTACTTACTTTCCTGTCTTTGGCAGTTTGCAGATACACCACCAAAAGCTATCAAGCCATGCGATCAAAAGAAGCCAACATAG